A genomic segment from Corylus avellana chromosome ca5, CavTom2PMs-1.0 encodes:
- the LOC132181463 gene encoding membrane-anchored ubiquitin-fold protein 2: MAGVQDQLEIKFRLTDGSDIGPKSFPVAASVATLKESILAQWPKEKENGPRTVKDVKLISAGKILENNRTLGECRSPLCDIPGGVTTMHVVVQQPSSEKEKKGANKPEQSKCMCVIL, translated from the exons ATGGCCGGGGTACAAGATCAATTAGAGATCAAGTTTAGGTTGACTGATGGATCAGATATTGGCCCCAAAAGCTTTCCCGTTGCAGCAAGTGTTGCAACCTTGAAGGAAAGTATTCTTGCTCAGTGGCCCAAAG AGAAGGAGAATGGTCCAAGGACAGTGAAAGacgtcaagttaataagtgcagGAAAAATATTGGAGAACAACAGAACACTGGGGGAGTGCCGGAGCCCATTGTGTGACATCCCTGGCGGAGTTACGACTATGCATGTTGTTGTTCAACAGCCTTCTTCGGAGAAAG AAAAGAAAGGAGCAAACAAACCAGAGCAGAGCAAGTGCATGTGTGTTATATTATGA